In Crinalium epipsammum PCC 9333, the genomic window CAACTGTGGCGTTTGGATGATACTTTGCTGAAAACTTTACAAGGACATCGAGATCGCGTCAGCACTATGAATTTTAGCTTAGATGGGAAGGTTTTAGCGTCAGGTAGCCATGATAAAACAGTAGTTTTGTGGAATTTAGATTTAGATGATTTACTTAAGCGTAGTTGCGCTTGGCTAGGTGATTATCTTAAGAACAACCCAAAGGTAAAAGATAGCGATCGCCATCTTTGTAATTAACAATTAATAATTAACAGCCGACCGTGTTTGATGATAATTTTAATTCATTTTTATTGACTTTTGATGTTTGATTTGTTAGAATAATCAATTTATTGATAATTATTAATTAAAAAAGTGGCAAGTGTTAAATTAGAAAATATTACTAGAAAATTTAATAGTTCGGCTGCAATTGAAAACATTTCTTTTGAAGTTCCTGATGGGGAATTTTGGGTGTTGGTGGGACCATCAGGTTGTGGTAAGTCAACAATTTTAAGAACAATTGCAGGGTTAGAAACTGCTACGAGTGGTAATCTTTATATTGGAGATGTGCTAGTAAATAACATCCCCGCACGACAACGCGATGTGGCGATGGTATTTCAAAATTACGCTCTTTATCCGCACATGACAGTAGCCCAAAATTTGGCTTTTGGACTACAAATGCGGAAATTTGACGGTAAAAAAATTCAAAAACGAGTGGAAAAAGTAGCGCGATCGCTCGATATTTTCCATCTCTTAGATCGCAAACCAAAGCAGTTATCTGGGGGACAGCAACAACGGGTAGCATTGGGGAGAGCGATCGCCCGTGAACCGCAAGTATTTTTACTTGATGAACCTTTATCTAATTTGGATGCCCAATTACGAGATGATACTAGGGCAGAATTAAAAGAATTACATCATCGCGTCGGTATTACTACTATTTATGTCACCCACGATCAAGTAGAGGCAATGACTTTAGCTGATCAGATTGTGATTCTTAATCAGGGTAAAATTCAACAAATTGGCGCTCCTCAATCAATTTATGCACGACCAACTAACAGAATGGTGGCAACTTTCTTAGGTAGCCCACCCATGAATATTTTGCCAACAACTTATCAAGATGGTTGGTTAAGAGTGGGTGAGCAATTTATAGCTTGTCCGCCCAGTTTTAAGGATAAATTAAAACTAAACGATGGGCAACAATTAGATTTAGGTATTCGCCCAGAGAATATTGAAATAATTGAACCGCAGCCAGTAAGAGAAAGTCAAGAAGATGAGGCTAAATTAGTCGTTGATGTGAAGGTTGTGGAACCTTTAGGGCGGGAGATTTTGGTGCGTGTAGCTGTTCCTCAGACAGGTGTGGTGATGAATATACAAGCGCCTGCAAATTGGCGGGGAAATGTGGGCGATCGCATTTATGTTAAACTCGATCTTAATCAACTATTTATATTTAACATCACTACAGGCGAGACAATTTATCCGTTATAGCATGATGAAATGGTGCAGATAGATATCTGATTAACCCATTGTCAATTGAATTATGTATTAGATATCTCCAATAAGGAATGTAGAGACGTTGCATACAACGTCTCTACTTCAATTCTCGCCTGATTTATTAAATAAAATAATTTTAATTAAAAGATAAGCAATATAAGCCAAAAGCGTGTTACCTTCAGTTTTCTCAAATAAAGAATGCCAATCTTGTCTAGCTACAAATGAATCGTAGTCTATACAAGTGTCATCCATGTAAAAATAAAGCTTATTTTCATTATTTTCATCTATCTCATCAGAATGTCTCACTACCTGTAAGCCACTCACCTCTATTACTAAATCTTGGTGGAGGGCTAATCCTGCTACAATCTCATCTTCATCATAAGCTAGTGGAGCAATTTCCAAAAACTTGCTAATAGTTGCTTTTAACTCATCTTGAGTAGTAAGCCCACTATCTTGTTGAAGAGTTTCTAGCATACTCGGTATATGATATTCAGGATTGCAGCAAAAAGTATCTGAATTAAAAACAGGATTTCTATCTTCAGCCCCACCACTATCATTTTTGATTACTGTGTCATCCCAAAACTCTAGCACATATCGTGAATGTTCTTGATGAGTAGCTGCTAACTCATGCAACCACCCTACTATTCCATTGAAATCATTACTATAAAAAATGTCGTCGTACTCTTGCAGGAACCAGCAGTTTATGAATTCATTTAAATATTCATCTAACCATTTCTCTTCAGTATTATTATAGCTTCCATCAAGCCTCCAATAGCCTACGTCATAAATATGATAATTTCCTTGCTCATAAATTTTAAAAAATCCGATGTATAAGGAATAAATAAAAAGCCTTCTTGATTTAACCAAGATTGAAAATATACAAAATTAGCAGCCAATTCGTTCTTAATTAGATCTTTGTGTTGATCACTTATATCGTTTAGTTGTAAATCATTATATTCTATGCTAATAATACGGCATCCTTCCTTAAATCTATATTTCCTATCTTCATCTTCATCTCCATATTCATATTTAAATTTCCCCTTTTGTACAACACCTATAACTCTACTCTCAGTAGCACCGTAAAAACTCAAACTATCGCCTTCAAAATCATGCCATCTGAAATCAACAAGTTCATCTGCAATCGCTATTATTGGCAATCCGCAGTCTGATCTAAAAGGGATATGAGATGGCATTTTCCCAAGCATATTGAGAACCAGACATTTGCGAGAATCATTAGGCAATGATTCTGTCTGAGCAATTTCAGATACAATTGCA contains:
- a CDS encoding ABC transporter ATP-binding protein; translation: MASVKLENITRKFNSSAAIENISFEVPDGEFWVLVGPSGCGKSTILRTIAGLETATSGNLYIGDVLVNNIPARQRDVAMVFQNYALYPHMTVAQNLAFGLQMRKFDGKKIQKRVEKVARSLDIFHLLDRKPKQLSGGQQQRVALGRAIAREPQVFLLDEPLSNLDAQLRDDTRAELKELHHRVGITTIYVTHDQVEAMTLADQIVILNQGKIQQIGAPQSIYARPTNRMVATFLGSPPMNILPTTYQDGWLRVGEQFIACPPSFKDKLKLNDGQQLDLGIRPENIEIIEPQPVRESQEDEAKLVVDVKVVEPLGREILVRVAVPQTGVVMNIQAPANWRGNVGDRIYVKLDLNQLFIFNITTGETIYPL